Proteins from a single region of uncultured Umboniibacter sp.:
- a CDS encoding ParB N-terminal domain-containing protein — protein sequence MVKEREIKRSSGLLDLDILKAKPTETKKNETNSEAGESITAKANARAKAKMSGLVSDTKEFAKPTFASVDLASISEPTKPYKCAVKDISPDDEDIVVPVINARAQEGLREAPGTAALLEELKRDGQTDPIILSKRDDGKLELISGSRRRMAISIWNEELKGDGVSEKKTVRALVTNRPMSQKDALHHANRDERSVKKLTILQKALATYRYKSTYGMTISDACEFMGDFTRQTYSRYEKLIELLEQKSVEVNGSTISLQAFLWPKLDESLSGRGAEDIAPVLESAMLENDSTRLKAFMEVVENAPPASLKAGPLIKVLSAASAEKASARSLRKPFDGVAGVKLTKNANPGKEKDWTIKLQDSSTVSDVADKIEALAAAIRRGDTHFG from the coding sequence ATGGTTAAGGAAAGGGAAATTAAGCGGAGTTCTGGGTTGTTGGACTTAGATATATTGAAGGCTAAACCCACAGAAACCAAAAAGAATGAAACGAATTCAGAGGCAGGAGAGTCAATCACAGCGAAAGCAAATGCCAGAGCAAAAGCTAAGATGAGTGGTCTCGTGTCGGATACGAAAGAATTTGCAAAGCCAACCTTCGCGAGCGTAGATCTGGCCTCGATTTCAGAACCGACGAAACCTTATAAGTGTGCTGTCAAAGATATTTCCCCGGACGACGAAGACATTGTGGTCCCGGTAATCAACGCACGGGCGCAAGAGGGATTGCGCGAAGCGCCGGGCACCGCTGCCCTACTTGAAGAGCTAAAGCGCGATGGACAAACCGATCCCATCATTCTATCTAAGCGCGACGATGGAAAGCTTGAGTTAATTTCCGGTTCTCGTCGTCGGATGGCGATAAGCATTTGGAATGAGGAGTTGAAAGGGGACGGCGTATCCGAAAAAAAGACCGTAAGAGCGCTGGTCACGAATCGGCCTATGTCGCAAAAAGACGCACTACATCATGCCAATCGGGACGAGCGAAGCGTCAAAAAACTTACCATCCTTCAGAAGGCACTAGCGACCTATCGCTACAAATCGACCTACGGAATGACGATTTCCGACGCTTGCGAGTTCATGGGTGATTTCACGAGGCAAACGTATTCTCGGTACGAGAAGTTGATCGAGCTACTTGAGCAAAAGTCGGTTGAGGTTAATGGCAGCACAATATCGCTACAGGCCTTTTTGTGGCCGAAGCTCGACGAATCTCTGAGTGGTCGGGGTGCAGAGGATATTGCGCCCGTCTTAGAAAGCGCGATGTTAGAGAATGACAGTACAAGGTTAAAAGCGTTCATGGAGGTGGTGGAAAACGCACCGCCAGCGTCATTGAAAGCGGGGCCGCTCATCAAGGTGCTGAGTGCCGCGTCTGCTGAGAAAGCTTCGGCTCGATCGCTACGTAAGCCGTTCGATGGGGTGGCTGGGGTTAAGCTCACAAAGAATGCCAATCCAGGCAAGGAGAAGGATTGGACGATAAAGCTACAAGATAGCTCTACGGTTTCGGATGTGGCTGATAAGATCGAGGCACTTGCGGCGGCGATTAGGCGTGGAGACACACACTTCGGCTAA
- a CDS encoding ParA family protein: MRLNLKELCGKWQGAVSVGQKLFSALRERNERLAPTRHYTGKALEKALGVSPATISRLAKEHPEVFSSLGATRRYADPNQLNEIRRLLKKEESNSKTLVGSVSNYKGGVHKSTLTYNLGAYLAHKGYKVLLIDMDAQGTLSLLSGLMPDVDTSVEDSLTDLLDTRSDALIVEEDLEGELLNRIKSTHLDNMDIIPAAMSLSKLETFLSVEKFMCANGTLDYPATHVLFKLRYLISKIDGYDFVLLDGTPSVGTLNQNIFWASDFQIVPTPCIGTDLASTVQYLALLGEALDEELEVTPGLEYEMGPSQCHVPVKYNNKPNDNCEMYRQAITTMFAENCMHTPIVEHERVIQAASTARRSIFDFNRTNDALLNYALNPNQLKKAVENYEEVFEEVLHKVVYPLLPEKREYLIQAGFGEYLTGTEGVV; this comes from the coding sequence ATGAGATTAAATCTAAAAGAATTATGTGGTAAGTGGCAAGGTGCTGTTTCCGTTGGTCAAAAACTGTTTAGCGCTTTGCGCGAGCGTAATGAACGACTGGCTCCAACCAGACATTACACCGGTAAAGCGCTTGAAAAAGCTTTAGGAGTAAGTCCTGCCACGATCTCGAGACTGGCCAAAGAGCACCCGGAAGTATTTTCTTCTTTAGGGGCGACGCGGCGATATGCAGACCCCAATCAACTTAATGAGATTCGTCGACTTCTCAAGAAGGAGGAATCCAACAGCAAGACATTAGTAGGATCGGTGTCTAACTACAAAGGCGGCGTTCATAAGTCTACCCTTACCTATAACTTAGGTGCGTACTTAGCGCATAAAGGCTACAAGGTACTCTTGATCGATATGGATGCTCAAGGAACGCTTTCACTATTATCGGGGTTGATGCCAGATGTAGATACGAGTGTTGAGGATTCGTTAACAGATCTTCTGGATACGAGGTCAGATGCGCTTATCGTAGAGGAGGACCTTGAAGGAGAGTTATTAAACCGAATTAAGAGTACGCATCTCGATAATATGGACATCATCCCCGCTGCGATGAGCTTATCTAAGTTGGAAACGTTCTTAAGCGTTGAAAAGTTCATGTGTGCAAATGGGACTCTTGATTACCCGGCCACTCATGTTCTTTTCAAGCTGCGCTATCTGATCAGCAAGATAGATGGCTATGATTTTGTATTGTTAGACGGTACACCGTCGGTTGGTACTTTGAATCAAAACATCTTTTGGGCCAGCGACTTTCAGATTGTACCGACACCTTGTATCGGCACTGATCTCGCATCAACGGTTCAATACTTGGCGTTATTGGGCGAGGCGCTTGATGAAGAACTTGAGGTTACGCCTGGGCTTGAATATGAAATGGGTCCATCTCAGTGCCACGTTCCTGTTAAGTATAACAATAAACCAAACGACAATTGCGAAATGTATCGGCAGGCAATCACAACAATGTTCGCAGAGAACTGTATGCACACGCCGATCGTGGAACACGAGCGAGTCATTCAAGCTGCTTCCACCGCTAGACGAAGCATCTTTGACTTCAACCGAACAAATGACGCGTTGCTGAATTATGCGTTAAACCCAAATCAACTGAAGAAAGCTGTAGAGAATTATGAAGAGGTGTTCGAGGAAGTGCTTCATAAGGTCGTCTACCCGCTGTTACCTGAGAAACGAGAGTATTTAATACAAGCAGGCTTTGGTGAGTATCTAACCGGCACAGAGGGGGTTGTTTAA